The following are from one region of the Brienomyrus brachyistius isolate T26 chromosome 13, BBRACH_0.4, whole genome shotgun sequence genome:
- the LOC125706033 gene encoding cholesteryl ester transfer protein encodes MGISTLLLFFSLAGLTWSCLDPNSAYRITGAVCRLTYPAALVLNEKTTNVIEAAFQHARYPNMGGESSSFLGKVHYDLSNLEIHNLSIGESRVELRENEHIGLSISSVSAVFQGTILYGYGSWLIGFGHSVDFEIESNIDLVVNPQLHCGDGKVAADTSDCSLTFHKLHLLLQGDRQPGWLKRLFTDFVTFTVKMVVKSQICKEINKLADILADFIQETAENFLSDGDIGVDISVTAPPVITSNYIESYHKGVTQYHNMTAVINASVFTPARLTEDRMLYFWISDDLLEPLVKVAHLDSRYKCTITGPELLDLFKVDLSTAKPALLEELLSTEAPELKVRSVTPPHLWTTARGTFVQGTASVELAGSLGTPPLSFNAEVKVLVTASYANKKLILRARCPQRAPREQCVSILEESVSPRSLQGGQLDYLREAVEKIGVPKITSYLETGITTLMNKQGLDLFDIINPVVLPQEGYVVVQLDFGFPHHLLVDFLKKTLE; translated from the exons ATGGGGATCTCCACTCTCCTCCTGTTCTTCAGCCTTGCTGGGCTGACCTGGTCATGCCTGGACCCCAACTCTGCATACAGGATCACCGGTGCCGTGTGTCGACTCACTTACCCAGCAGCACTGGTGT TGAACGAGAAGACCACCAATGTGATTGAGGCTGCGTTCCAGCACGCCCGCTACCCCAACATGGGCGGAGAGTCCTCCTCCTTCTTGGGGAAGGTGCATTACGATCTCAGCAA CCTGGAAATCCACAATCTGTCCATTGGGGAGAGTAGGGTGGAGCTCAGGGAGAACGAACACATCGGACTCTCCATCTCCAGCGTCTCCGCCGTCTTCCAGGGCACCATCCTCTATGGATATGGCAGCTGGCT AATAGGCTTTGGACATTCGGTGGATTTTGAGATTGAATCCAACATTGATCTGGTTGTCAACCCCCAGCTGC ACTGTGGGGATGGAAAAGTGGCTGCTGACACGTCCGATTGCTCCCTCACCTTCCACAAGCTGCATCTCCTTCTACAGGGAGACCGACA gCCAGGGTGGCTCAAAAGGCTCTTCACAGATTTTGTCACGTTCACGGTGAAGATGGTCGTTAAGAGCCAG ATCTGTAAAGAGATTAATAAGCTTGCTGACATACTTGCTGACTTTATACAAGAGACTGCAG AAAACTTCCTGAGTGATGGCGATATAGGTGTGGATATCTCAGTCACTGCTCCACCAGTCATCACATCCAATTACATAGAGTCTTATCACAAG GGAGTAACCCAGTACCACAACATGACAGCGGTCATCAATGCCTCTGTGTTCACCCCTGCCCGGCTGACAGAGGACCGCATGCTGTACTTCTGGATCTCGGATGATCTCCTGGAGCCTCTGGTTAAAGTTGCTCATCTCGACAGCCGCTATAAATGCACCATTACTGGCCCTGAGCtcctg GATCTTTTCAAAGTGGACCTTTCTACAGCCAAGCCAGCTCTTCTGGAAGAG CTGCTGTCCACAGAGGCACCGGAGCTGAAGGTGCgcagtgtgacccccccccatctctggaCCACCGCCCGGGGCACGTTTGTGCAAGGGACTGCCTCAGTGGAACTGGCCGGGAGCCTCGGCACCCCCCCACTCTCCTTTAATGCG GAAGTGAAGGTGCTCGTGACAGCATCCTACGCTAACAAAAAACTGATCCTGAGAGCCAGATGCCCCCAGAGGGCCCCCCGAGAACAGTG CGtctccatcctggaggagtcGGTCTCTCCCAGAAGCCTCCAG GGTGGGCAGCTGGACTACTTAAGGGAGGCTGTTGAAAAGATAGGCGTCCCTAAAATCACTTCCT ACCTGGAGACGGGGATAACGACCCTAATGAACAAACAAGGACTGGATCTGTTTGATATCATCAACCCTGTTGTGTTACCCCAGGAG GGCTATGTTGTGGTACAGCTGGACTTTGGGTTCCCTCACCATTTGCTTGTTGACTTCCTTAAGAAGACGCTTGAGTGA
- the herpud1 gene encoding homocysteine-responsive endoplasmic reticulum-resident ubiquitin-like domain member 1 protein, whose translation MDDCDTAARKTLTLIIRSSNRSCEDQTIEGVGVDWTIKELKTHLSVVYPSNPPERDQRIIYAGKLLLDQQHVSSVFGKLEAAPIIHMVCAFRPQAGGQPGTQPKVAEAELNGGGSSSAGDRLPQQSTTAPPPTLPGDGLRNRGQPPARAPGSGAPMNPPVFPTYSLYSPQQLLWLQRVYAQQYYMQYQAALVAAASSSTPVANAASHSLPVDPQPAAVPAALPNQPADQNVPEPRLINPAGANQNLRMNAQGGPVMEEDDGVEHDWLEWVYTATRFSVFLGIMYFYSSISRFVLVMSSLFLLYLHTAGWFPFRRMPVGPGPRDQAPEVVHNQDRDPELVHVPAGGADAEDGEDGRLPEPVVLQAPRLSIFQTAWVFFKTFFASLVPEAPQGIVN comes from the exons ATGGACGATTGCGATACTGCTGCACGAAAGACGCTCACGCTTATAATCAGATCGTCGAACCGATCGTGTGAAGATCAGACCATCGAAGGGGTTGGGGTTGACTGGACCATAAAGGAGCTGAAAACCCATTTGTCCGTGGTATACCCGAGCAACCCG CCTGAAAGGGACCAGAGGATCATCTACGCCGGAAAGCTGCTCCTGGACCAGCAACATGTGTCTAGTGTCTTCGGAAAG TTGGAGGCAGCGCCCATCATCCATATGGTGTGCGCTTTCAGACCGCAGGCTGGTGGCCAGCCTGGAACCCAGCCCAAG GTTGCAGAAGCGGAGCTGAATGGTGGGGGCTCCTCCTCCGCTGGTGATAGACTCCCCCAGCAGAGCaccactgcccctccccccacgctCCCAGGTGATGGGCTGAGGAACAGGGGCCAGCCTCCGGCCAGAGCCCCCGG GTCTGGGGCACCGATGAATCCGCCCGTGTTCCCCACATACTCCCTGTACAGCCCCCAGCAGCTGCTCTGGCTTCAGCGAGTTTACGCTCAGCAGTACTACATGCAGTA CCAAGCGGCCCTGGTGGCAGCAGCCTCTTCCAGCACCCCTGTGGCCAATGCCGCCAGTCACTCCCTGCCTGTAGACCCCCAACCCGCTGCCGTCCCCGCGGCCCTGCCCAACCAGCCAGCCGACCAGAACGTCCCGGAGCCCCGCCTCATCAACCCCGCAGGAGCCAATCAGAACTTGCGTATGAACGCCCAGGGTGGGCCTGTCATGGAGGAGGATGATGGAGTGGAACACGATTGGCTGGAATGGGTGTACACGGCCACCCGCTTCTCCGTGTTCCTGGGCATCATGTACTTCTACTCGAGCATCAGTCGCTTCGTCCTTGTGATGAGCAGCCTGTTCCTCTTGTACCT GCACACAGCTGGCTGGTTCCCATTCCGCCGGATGCCTGTGGGCCCTGGGCCACGTGATCAGGCCCCAGAGGTGGTCCATAACCAGGACAGAGACCCAGAGCTG GTGCATGTCCCAGCGGGAGGGGCTGATGCAGAAGATGGCGAAGACGGAAGACTCCCTGAACCGGTGGTGTTGCAAGCTCCTCGTTTGTCCATCTTCCAGACAGCCTGGGTCTTCTTCAAGACCTTTTTCGCCTCGCTGGTCCCCGAGGCACCACAGGGCATAGTGAACTGA